One window from the genome of Malus domestica chromosome 01, GDT2T_hap1 encodes:
- the LOC139196040 gene encoding linamarin synthase 2-like, giving the protein MMTNQHLIEFAWGLANSKHPFLWIVKAGVVKVVGMEVSLSICNLLAFFCGATNELRYSCTTWEIGMEVSPDVKCHEIEELVIEMLEGEGGMKMREKAKEWRKKAVEGTDVGGSSYNNFERFFMEALQLGESLATR; this is encoded by the exons ATGATGACAAACCAGCATTTGATCGAGTTTGCATGGGGGCTGGCAAATAGCAAGCACCCATTTTTATGGATAGTTAAGGCTGGCGTGGTAAAGG TGGTTGGAATGGAGGTTAGCTTATCCATCTGTAATTTGCTGGCCTTCTTTTGTGGAGCAACAAACGAATTGCGGTACTCATGCACTACGTGGGAGATTGGAATGGAGGTGAGCCCTGATGTGAAGTGCCACGAAATTGAAGAACTTGTCATTGAAATGCTGGAAGGAGAAGGAGGGATGAAGATGAGGGAAAAGGCAAAGGAATGGAGGAAAAAAGCTGTTGAAGGTACTGATGTTGGAGGATCATCGTACAAtaattttgagagattttttatgGAGGCACTCCAACTTGGTGAATCACTTGCTACAAGATGA